The Raphanus sativus cultivar WK10039 chromosome 2, ASM80110v3, whole genome shotgun sequence genome includes a region encoding these proteins:
- the LOC108838197 gene encoding UDP-glycosyltransferase 79B10-like, producing MCQKLHAFMFPWFAFGHMTPYVHLANKLAEKGHRVTFLLPKKAKKQLEHLNLFPDSIVFRPITIPHVDGLPAGAETPSDIPVTLWRFLSTAMDMTRDQVEAAVRALKPDIILFDLAHWITEVAKEHGIKSMLYNVISATSIAHDLVPGGELGVPPPGYPSSTLLFRRHDAHALLSFAVYYKRFYYRVTTGLTNCDFISIRTCEEIEGKFCDYIGRQYQKKVLLTGSMLPEPDKSKPLEDKWNHWLGGFGPGSVVYCALGSQITLEKDQFQELCLGLELTGLPFFIAVTPPKGAKTIQEALPEGFEERVKGRGVVWGEWVQQPLILAQPSVGCFVSHCGFGSMWESLMSDCQIVLLPYLADQVLNTRLLTDELEVSVEVPREKTGWFSKENLSAAVTSVMDKDSEIGDLVRRNHSKLKEVVVSPGLLTGYTDNFVDTLENLLKETNLA from the coding sequence ATGTGCCAAAAGTTACATGCATTCATGTTCCCATGGTTCGCTTTTGGTCACATGACTCCTTACGTGCATCTAGCTAACAAGTTAGCTGAGAAAGGCCATAGGGTTACTTTCTTGCTGCCCAAGAAAGCCAAGAAACAGTTAGAACATCTTAATTTGTTCCCGGACAGCATCGTCTTCCGCCCTATTACTATTCCTCATGTTGATGGTCTCCCTGCTGGCGCCGAGACTCCCTCCGATATCCCGGTCACGCTATGGAGGTTCTTGTCCACAGCCATGGATATGACACGCGACCAGGTGGAAGCTGCGGTTCGTGCCTTGAAACCTGACATTATCTTGTTCGATCTTGCTCACTGGATTACGGAAGTGGCGAAAGAGCATGGAATCAAGAGTATGCTGTACAACGTGATATCAGCTACATCTATAGCTCATGACCTTGTCCCTGGTGGTGAACTAGGAGTTCCTCCACCTGGTTATCCTTCATCAACTCTATTGTTCCGCCGACATGATGCTCACGCCTTGCTGTCTTTCGCCGTCTACTACAAGAGGTTTTACTATCGTGTCACCACGGGTCTTACGAACTGTGATTTCATTTCCATTAGGACGTGCGAAGAAATCGAAGGTAAGTTCTGCGACTATATAGGGCGTCAGTACCAGAAGAAGGTTCTCTTGACCGGTTCAATGCTTCCTGAGCCAGACAAGAGTAAACCACTTGAAGATAAATGGAACCATTGGCTGGGAGGGTTTGGACCGGGCTCTGTAGTGTATTGTGCACTAGGCAGCCAAATCACCCTGGAGAAGGACCAATTCCAAGAACTCTGCTTGGGACTGGAGCTCACTGGTTTACCCTTTTTTATAGCCGTAACGCCACCAAAAGGTGCCAAGACGATTCAAGAAGCGTTACCAGAAGGGTTCGAGGAGCGAGTGAAGGGTCGTGGAGTAGTTTGGGGAGAATGGGTGCAGCAACCATTGATATTGGCTCAGCCATCAGTAGGCTGCTTTGTGAGCCACTGTGGATTCGGGTCAATGTGGGAGTCTCTAATGAGTGACTGCCAGATAGTCTTGCTTCCATACTTGGCTGATCAAGTTCTCAACACGAGATTGTTAACTGATGAACTCGAGGTTTCAGTTGAAGTGCCAAGAGAAAAGACAGGATGGTTCTCTAAGGAGAACTTGAGTGCTGCTGTCACCTCTGTGATGGACAAAGATAGCGAGATTGGGGATCTCGTGCGTAGGAACCACTCCAAGTTGAAGGAGGTTGTGGTTAGTCCTGGATTGTTAACCGGTTACACTGATAATTTTGTTGACACTTTGGAGAACCTACTCAAGGAGACAAATCTTGCATGA
- the LOC108840975 gene encoding major latex allergen Hev b 5, with amino-acid sequence MGGCASKPKESDILETPAVTENVAVESKNVESEAVTQEKADEVVAEKEEPAVDGAETQKEAEPAKPAEAEAEAAPEAVKTEATVEAVDETEPPKQEEVAPANDTKTNEEPLVTL; translated from the exons ATGGGAGGCTGTGCGAGCAAACCTAAGGAGTCTGATATCCTTGAAACCCCTGCCGTAACAGAAAACGTCGCCGTGGAGTCCAAGAATGTGGAATCCGAAGCCGTTACTCAG GAGAAGGCAGACGAAGTTGTTGCAGAGAAGGAAGAGCCTGCTGTAGATGGAGCAGAGACACAGAAGGAAGCTGAACCAGCCAAACCAGCTGAGGCTGAGGCTGAGGCAGCTCCAGAGGCTGTGAAGACTGAAGCAACCGTCGAAGCTGTTGATGAGACTGAGCCACCAAAACAAGAGGAGGTTGCACCAGCCAATGACACCAAAACCAACGAAGAGCCTCTTGTAACCCTTTAA
- the LOC108839868 gene encoding UDP-glycosyltransferase 79B9-like, with product MVQKFHAFMFPWFAFGHMTPYLHLANKLAEKGHKVTFLLPKKAQKQLEHHNLFPDNIAFHPLTIPPVDGLPAGAETASDIPISLGKFLTAAMDLTRDQVEAAVRALRPDMIIFDFAYWVPEMAKEYRVTSMLYSVVSATAIAHDLSPGSELGVPPPGYPSSKVLFHPRDAHALLSLSMFYDRLYHRITTGLMNCDIISIRTCEEVEGKFCEYIGRQYQRKVLLTGPMLPEPDKSKPLEDQWSSWLAGFRQSSVVFCALGSQITLEKDQFQELCLGMELTGLPFLVAVTPPKGARTIQEALPEGFEERVKGRGIVWGEWVQQPLILAHPSIGCFVTHCGFGSMWESLMSDCQIVMLPFLGDQILNTRLMTEELEVSVEVPREETGWFSKESLSAAIISVMDKDSELGNLVRRNHIRLKEILVSPGLLNRLHG from the coding sequence ATGGTCCAAAAGTTTCACGCTTTTATGTTCCCGTGGTTTGCTTTTGGTCATATGACTCCATACTTGCATCTAGCCAACAAGCTAGCCGAGAAAGGTCATAAGGTTACTTTCTTGCTGCCCAAGAAAGCTCAGAAACAGTTGGAACATCACAATCTTTTCCCGGACAACATCGCCTTTCATCCACTAACTATTCCTCCTGTTGACGGCCTCCCCGCTGGCGCTGAGACAGCCTCGGATATCCCCATCTCATTAGGGAAGTTTCTAACTGCAGCCATGGATCTGACACGTGATCAGGTGGAAGCCGCGGTTCGTGCTTTGAGACCGGACATGATCATATTCGATTTTGCGTATTGGGTACCTGAAATGGCCAAGGAGTATAGAGTCACGAGTATGTTGTACAGCGTGGTATCAGCTACTGCTATAGCTCATGACCTTTCCCCTGGCAGCGAATTAGGAGTTCCTCCACCTGGTTATCCTTCATCAAAGGTGTTGTTCCACCCACGTGATGCTCACGCCTTGTTGTCTCTCTCCATGTTCTACGATAGGCTATACCATCGCATAACCACAGGTCTTATGAATTGCGATATCATTTCTATTAGGACATGCGAGGAAGTAGAAGGTAAATTCTGCGAATATATCGGACGTCAATACCAGAGAAAGGTTCTTTTGACCGGTCCAATGCTTCCTGAGCCAGACAAGAGTAAACCACTTGAAGATCAATGGAGTAGTTGGTTGGCCGGGTTTAGACAAAGCTCTGTCGTGTTCTGTGCATTGGGAAGCCAAATCACTCTTGAAAAGGATCAATTCCAAGAACTCTGTTTAGGAATGGAGCTTACTGGTTTACCTTTCCTTGTAGCGGTAACGCCACCAAAAGGAGCAAGGACGATTCAAGAAGCGTTACCAGAAGGGTTTGAGGAGAGGGTGAAGGGTCGTGGAATAGTTTGGGGAGAATGGGTGCAACAACCGTTGATATTGGCTCATCCATCAATAGGCTGCTTTGTGACCCACTGTGGATTTGGGTCAATGTGGGAATCTCTAATGAGTGATTGCCAAATAGTCATGCTTCCATTTTTAGGTGATCAGATCCTCAACACTAGATTGATGACTGAGGAACTTGAGGTTTCGGTTGAAGTACCAAGAGAAGAAACAGGATGGTTCTCCAAGGAAAGCTTGAGTGCTGCTATCATTTCCGTGATGGACAAAGATAGCGAGTTAGGGAATCTGGTCAGGAGGAACCACATCAGATTGAAGGAGATTTTGGTTAGTCCTGGGCTACTAAACCGGTTACACGGATAA
- the LOC108841313 gene encoding homeobox-leucine zipper protein ATHB-52, producing MENPQSRNKKKRLTQEQVRQLEKCFTLNNKLEPDLKLQLSNTLGLPQRQVAVWFQNKRARSKTQSLELQYCNLQSKLEAVLSDKAKLENQVQFLQDELKRSRNQLALFTHQDSPVDNSNLGSCEEGHDDQVVVFDELYDCFVTNGHGSSSTSWV from the coding sequence atggagAATCCTCAGAGTAGAAACAAGAAAAAGAGGCTAACACAAGAGCAAGTTAGACAACTGGAGAAATGCTTCACGTTGAACAATAAACTCGAGCCAGATCTCAAGCTTCAACTTTCCAACACGCTAGGTCTACCTCAGAGACAAGTCGCAGTCTGGTTCCAGAACAAGCGAGCCAGGTCCAAGACTCAGTCTCTCGAGCTCCAATACTGCAATCTCCAGTCCAAGCTTGAAGCAGTTCTCTCCGATAAGGCAAAGTTAGAAAATCAAGTGCAGTTTCTCCAAGATGAGCTTAAAAGGTCTAGGAATCAGCTTGCTCTGTTCACACATCAAGATTCTCCTGTGGATAATTCTAATCTTGGTTCTTGTGAAGAAGGTCATGATGACCAAGTGGTGGTCTTTGACGAGCTTTATGATTGTTTCGTTACCAATGGACATGGATCTTCATCAACCTCATGGGTCTGA
- the LOC108842877 gene encoding uncharacterized protein LOC108842877, with protein MQTLSITFSNCALLLRRNPVRNRDRNRVNLSVISSPSSSAPTLICRSKSKSQTDSLRVLEWDKLCDVVASFARSSLGRQVTKKKLWSLDQSFDESLKLLEETEAAIKMLEHGSFCLDLSTIQISLVELGIRNAKRKMSLRADQALEVASLLRFFDNLQLGLKSAIKQDGDWYKRFMPISEMIMLPVINRPFIKLVEEIIDIDGKIKDSASNDLRLSRERVRTLERKVQQMLEAIVRNQKANESKMVVAEIGRRWCIQTSSSKLTSVDGLLLSSGSGGGTATEPLAAVSMNDELQSARASVARAEADILSMLTAKMQMDLDQIVDVLKYSIQLDVINARATYSRAYGGAHPDIYLPPEDGVDSESLSAGEQSPKNNLSGEESLPRKEWLLYLPRCYHPLLLHQHKKRIRKTEDAVKYHKTADTVSVSGAPPIPADFQIVKGTRVVVITGPNTGGKTICLKSVGLAAMMAKSGLYVLASESARLPWFDNIYADIGDEQSLLQSLSTFSGHLKQISEIISHSTSRSLVLLDEVGAGTNPLEGAALGMAILESFAESGSLLTMATTHHGELKMLKYSNSAFENACMEFDDLNLKPTFKVLWGVPGRSNAINIAERLGLPCEIINSARDQYGSASTEINEVILDMERYKQDYQRLLNESRRYIRISRKLHENLLTAEKNINNHATRERLKMRQELIQAGSMARSTLRRTLQQIRASAAQSSRTKVATQLQTQVKTTKDGDNVTRSPSSLVARRPISEDAGSAKLPEVGDSVFVSSLGKKVTVLKVEQSKKEILVQVGIMKMKVKLTDVVA; from the exons ATGCAGACTTTATCGATAACTTTCTCCAACTGTGCCCTGCTCCTTAGAAGAAACCCTGTCCGAAACAGAGACAGAAACAGAGTTAATCTGAGTGTcatctcttctccttcttcttctgctccaACTCTTATTTGCCGATCAAAATCGAAATCGCAAACAGACAGCTTAAGAGTGTTGGAATGGGACAAGCTCTGCGACGTCGTCGCTTCTTTTGCTCGTTCTTCTTTAGGTCGCCAAGTCACAAAg aaaaagctTTGGTCTCTAGATCAGAGTTTCGATGAAAGCTTAAAGCTTTTGGAAGAAACAGAGGCCGCCATTAAAATGCTTGAACATGGTTCCTTCTGTCTCGACCTCTCCACCATTCAAATCTCCCTG GTTGAGTTGGGCATACGTAATGCTAAGAGGAAGATGTCTTTGCGAGCAGACCAAGCACTTGAGGTGGCTTCTCTTCTTCGCTTCTTCGACAATCTGCAGCTTGGTCTCAAATCTGCTATTAAGCAAGATGGAGATTGGTACAAACGGTTCATGCCTATATCTGAAATG ATAATGCTACCTGTTATCAATAGACCATTCATCAAGTTGGTTGAAGAAATTATAGATATTGATGGAAAAATCAAAGATTCTGCG AGTAATGATCTTAGACTATCACGTGAACGAGTCCGGACACTTGAAAGAAAG GTGCAACAAATGTTGGAAGCTATTGTAAGGAACCAGAAGGCTAATGAATCTAAAATG GTTGTAGCTGAGATTGGCAGAAGATGGTGTATACAAACAAGCTCTAGTAAGCTAACTTCTGTTGATGGTCTTCTGCTTTCCAG TGGTTCAGGTGGAGGAACTGCTACTGAGCCACTAGCTGCGGTCTCTATGAACGATGAACTCCAAAGTGCGAGAGCATCAGTTGCACGGGCTGAGGCAGATATTCTCTCAATGCTAACTGCAAAG ATGCAAATGGATCTTGATCAAATTGTGGATGTGCTGAAATACTCAATCCAGCTGGATGTG ATAAACGCTCGAGCTACTTATAGTCGTGCGTATGGTGGTGCACATCCTGATATATACTTACCACCTGAAGATGGAGTAGACTCTGAATCTTTATCTGCTGGAGAACAGTCACCTAAGAATAACCTCTCAGGTGAGGAATCGCTTCCTAGGAAAGAATGGTTGCTGTATCTACCTAGATGTTATCATCCTCTATTGCTTCACCAACACAAGAAACGCATAAGAAAGACGGAGGACGCtgtaaaatatcataaaaca GCGGATACGGTATCAGTATCAGGGGCTCCGCCAATCCCAGCTGATTTTCAGATCGTTAAGGGGACTAGAGTTGTGGTCATTACCGGTCCAAACACAGGAGGTAAAACCATTTGCTTGAAATCAGTTGGACTCGCTGCTATGATGGCTAAATCAG GTCTATATGTGCTAGCATCTGAATCTGCTCGCTTACCTTGGTTTGACAACATCTATGCTGATATTGGCGATGAACAGTCCTTGCTGCAGTCACTTTCTACCTTCTCCGGTCATTTGAAACAAATAAGT GAGATTATCTCGCATTCAACGAGCAGATCACTTGTGTTGTTAGATGAA GTTGGAGCAGGAACAAATCCGCTTGAAGGAGCTGCATTAGGGATGGCAATTCTCGAATCTTTTGCAGAGAGCGGTTCTCTGCTCACGATGGCAACTACACATCACGGAGAGCTTAAGATGCTTAAATACAG CAATTCTGCCTTTGAGAATGCTTGCATGGAGTTTGATGACCTCAACTTAAAACCCACTTTCAAAGTATTATGGGGAGTACCAG GTCGTTCAAATGCAATAAACATAGCCGAAAGATTGGGGCTTCCATGTGAGATCATCAACAGTGCTCGTGACCAGTATGGCTCTGCAAGTACTGAGATCAATGAGGTCATACTTGACATGGAACGGTACAAGCAAGACTATCAGAGGCTTTTAAACGAGTCACGCCGTTATATAAG GATCTCAAGAAAGCTTCATGAGAACCTACTTACAGCAGAAAAGAACATTAACAACCATGCCACTAGAGAAAGACTAAAGATGAGACAAGAACTGATTCAGGCTGGATCAATGGCTCGTTCTACACTTCGCAGAACATTGCAACAGATTCGTGCATCTGCTGCACAATCTTCTCGGACAAAGGTAGCTACACAACTCCAAACCCAAGTCAAAACGACCAAGGATGGAGATAACGTTACTCGTTCACCATCATCTCTGGTAGCCAGACGACCAATTTCTG AAGATGCAGGGAGTGCGAAGCTTCCTGAAGTCGGTGACTCTGtgtttgtttcttctctggGCAAAAAAGTGACTGTATTGAAGGTAGAACAGTCAAAGAAAGAGATCTTAGTTCAAGTAGGCATCATGAAGATGAAAGTGAAGCTGACTGATGTTGTGGCCTGA
- the LOC108842878 gene encoding homogentisate 1,2-dioxygenase, protein MGDKLAELEYQPGFGNHFSSEAIPGALPRDQNSPLVCPLGLYAEQISGTSFTSPRKLNQRSWLYRIKPSVTHEPFKPRVPAHERLVSEFDASNSRTNPTQLRWRPEDVPDKPTDFVDGLYTICGAGSSFLRHGFAIHMYTANKGMKDSAFCNADGDFLFVPQTGRLWIETECGRLLVSPGEIAVIPQGFRFSVDLPDGKSRGYVAEIYGAHFQLPDLGPIGANGLAAPRDFLAPTAWFEEGLRPDYTIVQKFGGELFTAKQDFSPFNVVAWHGNYVPYKYDLHKFCPYNTVLVDHGDPSVNTVLTAPTDKPGVALLDFVIFPPRWLVAEHTFRPPYYHRNCMSEFMGLIYGAYEAKADGFLPGGASLHSCMTPHGPDTTTYEATIARVNAMAPSKLTGTMAFMFESALIPRVCHWALESPFLDHDYYQCWIGLKSHFSRIALNETNVEQTTETTREASE, encoded by the exons ATGGGAGATAAGCTTGCAGAGTTAGAGTACCAACCAGGCTTCGGCAACCACTTCTCCTCCGAAGCCATCCCCGGAGCTCTGCCTCGAGATCAGAACAGTCCTCTTGTCTGTCCTCTCGGTCTTTACGCCGAGCAGATCTCCGGCACCTCTTTCACTTCCCCTCGCAAGCTCAATCAGCGAAG ttGGTTGTATCGGATCAAGCCATCGGTGACGCACGAGCCCTTCAAGCCACGTGTTCCTGCTCACGAGAGGCTCGTGAGTGAGTTCGATGCGTCGAACAGCCGTACGAATCCGACTCAGCTTCGTTGGAGGCCTGAGGATGTTCCTGATAAGCCTACTGACTTCGTTGATGGGCTGTACACTATATGTGGAGCTGGAAGCTCCTTTCTCCGCCATGGATTCGCTATTCACAT GTACACTGCTAACAAAGGGATGAAAGACTCTGCCTTTTGCAACGCTGATGGTGACTTCTTGTTTGTTCCTCAGACTGGAA GGCTGTGGATTGAAACAGAGTGTGGGAGGCTTTTGGTGTCTCCTGGTGAAATTGCTGTTATACCACAAGGTTTCCGCTTCTCCGTTGATTTGCCAGACGGGAAGTCTCGTGGTTATGTGGCTGAAATCTACGGTGCTCATTTTCAGCTTCCTGATCTTGGACCTATAG GTGCCAATGGTCTTGCTGCACCGAGAGATTTTCTTGCACCAACGGCGTGGTTTGAGGAAGGACTACGGCCTGACTACACGATTGTTCAGAAGTTTGGCGGTGAGCTGTTTACTGCTAAACAAGATTTCTCTCCCTTCAATGTCGTCGCCTGGCATGGCAATTACGTGCCTTATAAG TATGACCTGCACAAGTTCTGTCCATACAACACTGTTCTTGTAGATCATGGAGATCCATCTGTAAATACAG TTCTGACAGCACCAACTGATAAACCTGGTGTAGCCTTGCTTGATTTTGTCATATTCCCTCCTCGGTGGTTGGTTGCTGAGCATACTTTTCGACCTCCTTACTATCATCGTAACTGCATGAGTGAATTTATGGGCCTAATCTACGGTGCTTACGAG GCCAAAGCTGATGGATTTCTCCCTGGTGGAGCAAGCCTTCACAGTTGTATGACACCTCATGGTCCAGATACAACCACATACGAG GCGACGATTGCTCGTGTAAATGCAATGGCTCCTTCCAAACTCACAGGGACAATGGCTTTCATGTTCGAGTCAGCCTTGATCCCTAGAGTCTGCCACTGGGCTCTGGAGTCTCCTTTCCTCGATCACGATTACTACCAATGTTGGATTGGCCTCAAGTCTCATTTCTCACGTATAGCCTTGAACGAGACTAACGTTGAACAAACAACAGAGACAACGAGAGAAGCTTCagagtaa